AGATCTCATTATACGCGATGATATTATGGTAAAGGCAAAAGAACTGGCCGATTTGATCGGCACTAGCGAAGAAGTACAGCACTTTAAACAGGCGGAACTTAAGATTCGTGAGCATGAACGGGTTCAAGGTCTGATTCAGAAGATGAAGAAAAAGCAAAAGGAAATCGTCGCGTTCGAATCGTTTCAAAATAAAGAAATGGTTGAAAAAATTGAACGAGAAATCGAGGAGCTTCAGGACCAAATTGACAATATTCCTCTGGTAACGGAATTTCAGCAAAGTCAGAGTGATATCAATTATTTGCTGCAGCTTGTCATTTCAGTAATACATGATACCGTGTCGGAGAAAGTAAATGTCGAGACGGGTGCGGAGGCTCCTCCGTCAAGATGTGACTAAAGACAAGAGTGCGGAATTTAAACATTTCCGCGCTCTTTTTAGTGTGATCACAAGTACCACAGGGAACCAATCCATCATTAAATAGTAGTATTATGAAATGAATTCAGGGAATTATAATTTTACATCTAGGGGGGACATCTATGAATATGGTAGAAGAAATGATCAAGGATGCTGATGAACGCTTTTGGGGACTACTCGGGTGCAGGCTCATCGGTGTAACAGAGGATGAAATTACAATAGCGGTAACGGCAGGAAAGAAGCATACGAATTCAATGGGAATCATCCACGGCGGAGTATTATCCTCATTAATGGATCAAGCGATGGGAATGGCTGCCGTTCATGCCAAGCAGCTGGATCACTGTGTCACAACCAACCTAAATGTTCACTATCTTGCTCCAATGCGAGAAGGGGAATTAATCGTGACAGCTAAAGTTATTCATGAAGCAGGTAGGAGTCTGACCACTACTGCAGAAGTGAGAAATGCCGATGGAGTGATCGGGTGTATGGCAACCGCCTCTTTCCGTTTAG
This sequence is a window from Paenibacillus urinalis. Protein-coding genes within it:
- a CDS encoding RicAFT regulatory complex protein RicA family protein, coding for MAEDSVKVNQYGMPSFNARDLIIRDDIMVKAKELADLIGTSEEVQHFKQAELKIREHERVQGLIQKMKKKQKEIVAFESFQNKEMVEKIEREIEELQDQIDNIPLVTEFQQSQSDINYLLQLVISVIHDTVSEKVNVETGAEAPPSRCD
- a CDS encoding PaaI family thioesterase, translating into MNMVEEMIKDADERFWGLLGCRLIGVTEDEITIAVTAGKKHTNSMGIIHGGVLSSLMDQAMGMAAVHAKQLDHCVTTNLNVHYLAPMREGELIVTAKVIHEAGRSLTTTAEVRNADGVIGCMATASFRLVIPKK